The following proteins come from a genomic window of Gossypium raimondii isolate GPD5lz chromosome 5, ASM2569854v1, whole genome shotgun sequence:
- the LOC105766050 gene encoding protein trichome berefringence-like 7 translates to MLGNFEVEQCSFSKLRQFHERVLSFSDRFVKIHCKHCVSESISALIVIGLFLSFLLAMVCTYFHVFPIYQPAVRTYTVHESDDLVAKCNVFYGKWIPDESYPLYNASQCPFAERGFDCVVNGRRDRGYQKWRWQPKNCEIPRFNVQEILGKLHGKRIVFVGDSLSRTQWESMICLLMQGVQDKRNVYEINGNKITKRIRFLGVYFSSYNLRVDFYRSVFLVQPGSAPRHAPKRVKSTVKLDKLDDMSKEWIDSDFLIFNSGHWWTPTKLFDMGCYFQAGRSLKLGMGIASAFRTALETWVSWVESSVNRNRTRVFFRTFESSHWIGRNRNSCKVTRRPWLKTKGRDHSRISDIIIDVVKKMTTPVTVLHVTPMGAFRSDAHVGTWSDKQSVADCSHWCLPGVPDTWNEILLSMMLSKDGVTV, encoded by the exons ATGTTGGGTAATTTTGAGGTTGAACAGTGTTCATTTAGCAAGTTGAGACAATTTCATGAAAGGGTTTTGAGTTTTAGTGACAGATTTGTAAAGATTCACTGTAAGCATTGTGTTTCTGAATCAATCAGTGCACTTATTgttattggtttatttttatcGTTCCTTTTAGCAATGGTATGCACATATTTTCATGTCTTTCCAATATATCAGCCAGCGGTTCGTACTTATACAGTTCATGAGTCTGATGATTTAGTTGCCAAATGCAATGTTTTTTATGGCAAATGGATCCCTGATGAAAGTTACCCTTTATATAATGCTTCACAATGTCCTTTTGCTGAGCGTGGGTTTGATTGTGTGGTTAATGGAAGAAGAGATAGGGGTTATCAAAAATGGAGATGGCAGCCTAAAAACTGTGAAATTCCAAGGTTTAATGTGCAAGAGATTCTTGGAAAGCTTCATGGGAAACGGATTGTTTTTGTTGGCGATTCATTGAGCAGAACACAATGGGAGTCTATGATATGTTTGCTTATGCAAGGTGTGCAGGATAAGAGGAATGTCTATGAAATTAATGGAAATAAGATCACTAAACGAATTAGGTTTTTAGGAGTGTATTTCAGTTCATATAATTTACGTGTTGACTTTTATCGGTCAGTTTTCCTAGTGCAGCCTGGTTCAGCACCAAGGCATGCACCTAAGAGGGTTAAATCAACAGTCAAACTTGACAAGCTGGATGATATGAGCAAGGAGTGGATTGACTCTGATTTCTTGATATTTAATTCAGGTCATTGGTGGACGCCAACTAAGCTTTTTGATAT GGGTTGCTATTTTCAGGCAGGTAGATCACTAAAGCTTGGAATGGGGATCGCATCTGCCTTTAGAACTGCATTGGAGACATGGGTATCTTGGGTTGAGTCTTCAGTCAACAGAAACAGAACTAGGGTGTTCTTCCGGACTTTTGAATCTTCGCATTGGAT AGGTCGAAACCGTAATTCATGCAAAGTGACTCGACGCCCTTGGCTGAAAACTAAAGGGAGAGACCATAGCCGAATTTCTGACATTATAATTGATGTTGTAAAGAAAATGACAACTCCTGTGACAGTGTTACATGTAACCCCCATGGGAGCTTTCCGTAGTGATGCTCATGTTGGCACTTGGAGCGATAAGCAGTCGGTAGCTGATTGCAGCCACTGGTGTCTTCCTGGAGTGCCTGATACATGGAATGAAATTCTCCTATCAATGATGCTCTCCAAGGATGGAGTAACCGTTTAG